The Pseudanabaena yagii GIHE-NHR1 genomic interval CGCTCACGTTATTGGAAGTGCGCTTTTGCCATTGCTAGTTTGGCAAGATCCTTACGATCTGCGATCGCGTATTTTCCTCAATGAAATTCTACAGGGGATTGGGATTGCCTTTGCTCAGTCCATAGTTTTGCGCGATCGCTTTACCAAAGAGGGTTGGTGGTTACCTTTAACCTTAATTGGTTGGACAATTGGTATGACATTAATCTTTTTTGTGCCATCCCTATCAATCCATAACCATTTAGCCAACTTTCCCCCAATCACAATTTTGCTGAGTGACTTTGCAATCATTGGGGCGATTGTGGGTATTTGCCAATGGCAATTGCTCAAACCATTTCGCTCAGGTGGTTTATGGTTATTGGCAAGTACGATCGCCTTGTCAGTGAGTGTAGTGGGGCTACAACTGGGCTACATGGCAAAATCAGCCGTATTAGCAACAGCTTTGCAAGGCGCAATCTATGGTGCAATTACAGGATTAGCGGCAATAAAAGTTTTGCGATCGCCCAAAATATTACCTAAAGCTCGAAAGTAATGAAGTGCGGCGCAGGGCAACGCATTTCACTACTTTCGATTATTCAGATGCTGCCTCTACAAATCGCAGATCGCGTTTTAAGAAAGTTTTTTCGCCTGAGTCAGTCTCCACTGTTGCTCGAATGAGGCTAGTTTTAATGACTGATAGCTTTGCCATGTAGTAGGGGCTATCGGGTTCCAAAATTAAGACGCGATCGCCAACCTGCAAAGGTCGAATTGTCGGAATAGGCATAGCTCTTTTGCTATCAGATTCTTCGGCAAGATTATCTTTGGGTGAATATTCCGATGATTCAGAGGATGAAACCCGATCTTTAATCAGACTTTCTACATATTGCTTAAGCTTGCGTTCTAGATTTAGCTCTAATGCTAAAAAACGATCCTCCTCTTCATTTTGTTGAGAAATCTCCTCAAGAATGTACTGTAAGCCCTGAATTACTAGCTCTGTCTCTGTTTTACCAGTTGTGCTGACTTTTGCTAACAAAGCCGTATAAAGTTCACTAGGTATTTCTATGGTTAACGAATGATTAGTCAGAGAATTAGTTGGTGGTGGATTGAGGCTTTCCATGATAGAGACTTTTATGATGGGGATTGTTGATAAGATGATGGTTGGCTATGCAACAAATGTTATATCCAGTCTAAATCCCAAATCAAAACCACATCAAAAGGTAACGCAGGAAACTCTATGTCTGTCGAAGTCGGTCAAAAAGCTCCAGATTTTACTTTGCCTAGCGATCGCGGCGACATTACCCTCAGCCGCTATGAAGGTAAAGCCAATGTTGTACTTGCCTTTTATCCGGGGGACTTTTCTCCACTCTGCACTAGTGAGATGCAATGCTTTGCCGATGATTGGACAAAGTTTCGTGAAGCTGGGGCAGAGATTCTCGGTATTAGTACTGACCCCATTGATAAGCATATTTCTTTTTCTAAAAAGTTAGGTTTGCAGTTTCCCCTCCTCAGCGATCGCAATCAAGAGGTCTGCAAGAAATATGGTGTAGCTGGTTTATTTGGTAGTAAACGAGCCTACTGCATTATTGATATTCATGGCATCGTACGTTATAAACACATTGAATTTTTACCAGTTTTCAAGCGTGAAGATTCGGAACTCTTAGTCGTATTGAGAAGTCTTAAATCTTAAGCTGAAGCTCCAGAGCGTAAAGGATTAATCATCTTCAGCTTATAAATCAGTTGGGGATGTTACCTATGAAATCTGTGAAAATTTGCTCTCTAATACTTGCAGAGATCACCGCTTTAATTACTTTTGTGCCGCAATTTACTGCCAGTGCCAGCGCTCAATCTGTTACCGATAAAAGCTGTGTTGCCGATGTCATCGGAGAAGATATCGGTTCACAGGTGAATATTCGTTCTGGCGCAGGTACTATTTTTAGTGTGATTGGCACTGTATCGGTAGGTAATCGTGTAATTGTAGTCAATGATGATCAAGACAAAAGTGGCGTTGTATCTCCCTTTAAGCGCACCGATAGCCAAGGGGATGTTTGGTATCTCACAACGAGATTGAGACAAAGTCCTTACAAAGGATGGATAAGAGCCGATTTCTTAAAACTAAATTGTCCTTATCCTTAAAAAACAAAGGGAGCGTAAAGCGCTCCCTTTGTTTATGATTGGCGCTGTTTCAAAATAAATTCAGCGATCGCTAAATCTTGAGGAGTTGTAACCTTGAGATTAGTTTCTTCACCCATCACAATTTTCACTTCTAAACCAACCTTCTCAAATAAAGCCGCATCATCAGTGACTTCCCAACCTAAATCAACGGCTGTCAGATGGGCATTTTTGAGTAAATCCACTTGAAAACCCTGAGGAGTTTGGGCTGCCCAGAGATGATCGCGATTGGGTGTATCGACAATGGTTTGCCCATCGACAATTTTAATCGTGTCCTTAACTGGCACAGCAGCGATAAAGCCCTGCATCGTCTGCAAAGACTCATCACAGCGATCAAACAGTTCAGGAGTTGCTAGACATCTCGCTCCATCATGAATTAAGACGCGATCGCCATCAGTTGGTAAGGCTTTTAATCCATTAAATACGGAAGCTTGGCGCGTATCTCCCCCTTGGATGAGGCGAATCGGTTTGGTGGTATTGAGTCTATTAAATATTTTCTGAAACTCAGGATAGTCATGGGGTTGAGCGATGACACCAATCCAAGAAATCGCTGGAGATGCGATCGCTGCTTCGAGAGTCCATTGCAAAATTGGTTTGTCGAGTAGGGGCAATAGCAATTTATTGCGATCGGCTCCCATGCGTTTGCCACTACCCGCCGCAGGAATTAATAAATAACAGGTCATAGGTTAGTCAGCCAAGTGCCACCAGCCAAAGGCGGGACCAATAAAGCGGATCGTTACCCAAATGGCTACAGTGACACCAATGCCATACCATGCCCCCTGTGTGGAAACTTTTACAAATGCTTCGGCTTTATCTTTGGTTACAAAGGGTATCCAAGAGGCGATCGGCTCAGCTTTACCATAGTTCTCACCCAACACATCTTTGCGGCGCTTTGACTCACCCATAAGTTTTGCTCCTAAACTCACAATTCCTCTAATAATATCAGTTGATACAGCCTGTTAAAACCAGAGAAATTTTGAGAAGCATGGCTTTGCCATGCTTCTCAAAATTTCTCTGGTTTTAATATCAAACAAGTTTTAGGCTCTTGCAGATAAAAAATGTCTCACCAAAGTTATCTAGCTTCGGCTCCGCTCAGCTAACGTTCGACTTCGCTCAGCTAACGTTGGCTGAGCGGAGTCGAAGCCAGAGATACTTTAATTAATGGTAATTAATGCCCAGTAATTGCGCGATCGCAGGTAAAATTGCCTCAGCTCTTTGAATATCGAGATTGGAGAAATTAGAATCGCTACTTACGGTGATTTGATTTGATTGATTGCGTTTGACCCGTTCTCCCATCTGGCGGCGTTCTGGCGAGGGGAAAGTGGCAAAGGTGCGGCGGAGTAATGGCAAAACTAAATCAAAGGTATCCGTTGAAAGTTTTGTGACCCAGTTATCGAGAACTTGCCAGAGGCGATCGTCATGGAGCAGGACTAAACCACTACCCTTGAGTAAACCTTCTAACCATGCGGCGGCTTGGCTCGGTTCATTGGCTAGGGATAGAAATAGCCCCATGCGCATTTCTACATCGTTGGCGGTAAATACACCTGCATCGAGAAGTAAGCGACAACAGCAACCCGCTAGCAGTCCATGCAGTCCCGATTGATCGGCGAGTTGAGAGAGAACACCATGCCATGCTTCCGCATATTCAGAATTTTGTAAGAGCAGGATTGCCCGATTAACTGCGATCGCTAACTCATACATCGCGGCAGCAGCTTCATCGTTGAGGGAAGCACAAGCAACGGGCAGACCCACACAAATGCGGGTAATTAAGCCATCCATCACTTGAGCAACAATATTGGTATCGATTTGGCGGACATTGCCATAGCGGAGGAGATTGGCGAGGGATGGGACGGCTTGCATCAGGTGAGAGATATCGGCAGCGATCGCCGCTTCCGCTTGGAGACGCACCATCAAGTAACTAGCTGCATCACCAAGATTCGCTAGCAGAACTTTATCGACTAGTTTGGTGAGAGTCGGTAAATCCTTGGCTTCGTTGGCTTGATTACGGGTAAAAGCCGTAGCCGCTTCGATAAGCGTTTGTCCCCATACTCCTGCCTCAACTAATCTGACCGCAAATTCTGGTTCCCATTGCAATTGCCAAGGTTCTTTAAAGGTTCCTTTGCTAGTGCTGTACTGGGTTCTGCCCCAAGGAATATTGAGCAAGGCTAAGCGATAGAGTAAGTGCGATCGCTCTAAATCGTTGGCATTACGCAGATCTAGCTCTAGGGTTTTGGTATCGGGCTTGAGGCGGAGCCGCTTTTGCTGACGGATTAAGTCCTGTTGCAACGGAACCATCGGCGTATCGTCAGGGACTTTGCCCATGCGATCGCCCACAATCAATTCCTGATGAATGAACTGCATCGGTAAGGGATCGCCAAAACACAGCACTGATTGAATTGCTTCGTTGAGTTCGGGCAATCCTGCTAAGGGGCGATCGCGCATTGCCGATAATGCTTCTGCGAGGCGCACTGATTCGATCACACTTGCGGAAGAAGCATCAATATCTTTGGTGCGTAAAAGTCTGGCGACGCGAGTAATCCAACGAATTGCGACTTGGCTAGAACTATGATGGAAGTTATGCCAGAGATGGTCATACCAGCCGGGGGAAACTACGCCAGCACCATAACCACTAGCGATCGCTAATCTTCCATACGTCCAAGGAATCCAAGTTGCTTCTACTTTGATCTTGGGTAATCCTTTGAGAATTGCAGTATCATTCTTAGCAGGTGGCAAATTCACCAGAGCAGGGGCGTGCCAAGCACCACAGA includes:
- a CDS encoding DUF5682 family protein, which gives rise to MKSDRQASSSTSSKNNTDKVHIFGIRHHGSGSARSLCQALEQLQPDAILIEAPPDAQALLPFVIREEMQPPVAILIYASDRPENSVYYPFAIFSPEWQAIRYGLERDIPIKFMDLPQSHRLAIKEKEQTEVNPESEISSSEDVAPNSESSPEVAPQVIPESDLRLYRQDPLGWLAEAAGFSDGERWWEYMVEHRRDSHELFAAILEAMTALREELDAAEDLSEIPADRLLEQQREAHMRQTIRAAITEGKERIAVVCGAWHAPALVNLPPAKNDTAILKGLPKIKVEATWIPWTYGRLAIASGYGAGVVSPGWYDHLWHNFHHSSSQVAIRWITRVARLLRTKDIDASSASVIESVRLAEALSAMRDRPLAGLPELNEAIQSVLCFGDPLPMQFIHQELIVGDRMGKVPDDTPMVPLQQDLIRQQKRLRLKPDTKTLELDLRNANDLERSHLLYRLALLNIPWGRTQYSTSKGTFKEPWQLQWEPEFAVRLVEAGVWGQTLIEAATAFTRNQANEAKDLPTLTKLVDKVLLANLGDAASYLMVRLQAEAAIAADISHLMQAVPSLANLLRYGNVRQIDTNIVAQVMDGLITRICVGLPVACASLNDEAAAAMYELAIAVNRAILLLQNSEYAEAWHGVLSQLADQSGLHGLLAGCCCRLLLDAGVFTANDVEMRMGLFLSLANEPSQAAAWLEGLLKGSGLVLLHDDRLWQVLDNWVTKLSTDTFDLVLPLLRRTFATFPSPERRQMGERVKRNQSNQITVSSDSNFSNLDIQRAEAILPAIAQLLGINYH
- a CDS encoding SH3 domain-containing protein: MKSVKICSLILAEITALITFVPQFTASASAQSVTDKSCVADVIGEDIGSQVNIRSGAGTIFSVIGTVSVGNRVIVVNDDQDKSGVVSPFKRTDSQGDVWYLTTRLRQSPYKGWIRADFLKLNCPYP
- a CDS encoding peroxiredoxin — its product is MSVEVGQKAPDFTLPSDRGDITLSRYEGKANVVLAFYPGDFSPLCTSEMQCFADDWTKFREAGAEILGISTDPIDKHISFSKKLGLQFPLLSDRNQEVCKKYGVAGLFGSKRAYCIIDIHGIVRYKHIEFLPVFKREDSELLVVLRSLKS
- a CDS encoding DUF2839 domain-containing protein, with translation MGESKRRKDVLGENYGKAEPIASWIPFVTKDKAEAFVKVSTQGAWYGIGVTVAIWVTIRFIGPAFGWWHLAD
- the ispD gene encoding 2-C-methyl-D-erythritol 4-phosphate cytidylyltransferase, giving the protein MTCYLLIPAAGSGKRMGADRNKLLLPLLDKPILQWTLEAAIASPAISWIGVIAQPHDYPEFQKIFNRLNTTKPIRLIQGGDTRQASVFNGLKALPTDGDRVLIHDGARCLATPELFDRCDESLQTMQGFIAAVPVKDTIKIVDGQTIVDTPNRDHLWAAQTPQGFQVDLLKNAHLTAVDLGWEVTDDAALFEKVGLEVKIVMGEETNLKVTTPQDLAIAEFILKQRQS